A genome region from Cutaneotrichosporon cavernicola HIS019 DNA, chromosome: 5 includes the following:
- a CDS encoding uncharacterized protein (Serine aminopeptidase, S33) has translation MGKQNPITMEEKYVLGNDGTPFYTREYYPTVGTPDAFILFHHGFAEHIGRYDAFFRLLAAAPHNLHITAFDARGHGKTSQVPLAGDAPEVKAWRAEGLTVVPEKGQKHRTGGWARQLPDYEFMVKREAERAQAVGRKLFLYGHSMGAALTLGFCTRGKHGPPSPDTIKLISGVIASGPFIRQTKPSSFLQVKAGMLAASIGLGNVVIPIPLDVKHFTHDVEVQEKTAKDPMCGSYGSLRSISDMLSYGQSLDTHAAWDAFPKDLPLFIFHGGDDPIADPKSAVRFGDMVVAKDKTTKVLHGLLHEPHNELAPEPAKLADLISNWVHKRTGDAPATGTSTPTPTPAPAPAPAPEAEGEPNPTAAAEPQAPETAEPAPTKPTTAKL, from the exons ATGGGCAAGCAAAACCCCATCACCATGGAGGAGAAGTacgtcctcggcaacgACGGGACGCCATTCTACACGCGCGAG TACTACCCGACTGTGGGGACGCCTGACGCGTTCATCCTCTTCCACCACGGTTTTGCGGAGCATATTGGACGCTACGATGCCTtcttccgcctcctcgccgctgcgccgcaCAACCTGCACATCACGGCGTTCGATGCCCGCGGACACGGCAAGACGAGCCAAGTCCCgctcgccggcgacgcgcccgaggtcaaggctTGGCGCGCTGAGGGGCTCACCGTCGTTCCCGAGAAGGGACAGAAGCATCGCACAGGCGGATGGGCACGCCAGCTCCCCGACTACGAATTTATGGTCAAGCGCGAAGCTGAGCGTGCTCAGGCTGTCGGGCGCAAGCTCTTCCTCTATGGCCACTCGATGGGGGCCGCACTCACCCTCGGATTCTGCACGCGTGGGAAACACGGCCCACCCTCGCCCGATACGATCAAGCTCATCAGCGGCGTTATTGCCTCGGGGCCGTTTATTAGGCAGACCAAGCCGTCGAGCTTCCTCCAGGTCAAGGCGGGCATGCTCGCCGCGTCTATCGGCCTGGGGAATGTcgtcatccccatccccctgGACGTCAAGCACTTTACCCACGACGTTGAGGTGCAGGAGAAGACGGCCAAGGATCCGATGTGTGGGTCCTACGGTTCGCTTCGCAGCATCAGCGACATGCTATCGTACGGCCAGAGCCTGGACACGCACGCGGCGTGGGACGCGTTCCCAAAGGACCTGCCGTTATTCATCTTCCACGGCGGTGACGACCCCATCGCCGACCCCAAGTCGGCTGTGCGCTTTGGTGACATGGTCGtcgccaaggacaagacCACCAAGGTCCTTCAC GGCCTTCTCCACGAGCCGCACAACGAGCTAGCGCCCGAGCCGGCCAAGCTGGCCGACCTCATCTCGAACTGGGTGCACAAGCGTACTGGCGACGCGCCTGCTACtgggacgtcgacgcctACGCCTACGCCTGCACctgcgccagcgccagcgcccgaggccgagggtgagcccaaccccacggccgccgctgAGCCTCAGGCCCCTGAGACGGCTGAGCCCGCGCCCACGAAGCCCACCACGGCCAAGTTGTAG
- the BOS1 gene encoding uncharacterized protein (Snare region anchored in the vesicle membrane C-terminus), with protein sequence MNSLNALGNRQVASLQADLGRMESSEGGPSVQGQITTTLAALSRLIDDYDSMARKEMQTATREKANTRVAKLKNEHKELKARFERAKSERDIKLARNDLLGTASGIASGPAGMAMRRGQANHTPDLVESPFAGRDADLFRPNNEREDYALREHSFIRESEGLIDGYIAQGQAVLGNLVEQRGMLKGAKTRLLNTANTLGLSRETISWVERRTTQDAYIFFGGAAFTLFSFWVIWHYLG encoded by the exons ATGAACTCTCTCAACGCTCTTGGAAACAGGCAAGTCGCGAGTCTCCAAGCCGACCTGGGGCGTATGGAGTCCAGCGAGGGCGGACCCAGTGTGCAAG GCCAGATCACCACgacgctcgcggcgctgtcGCGCTTGATAGACGACTACGACTCGATGGCACGCAAGGAGATGcagacggcgacgcgcgagaAGGCCAACAC CCGCGTGGCCAAGCTGAAGAACGAACacaaggagctcaaggcgcgCTTCGAGCGCGCAAAGTCAGAACGGGATATCAAG CTGGCGCGTAACGACCTGCTCGGCACGGCAAGCGGAATAGCCTCAGGGCCAGCAGGCATGGCGATGCGCCGCGGGCAGGCGAACCACACGCctgacctcgtcgagtcCCCCTTTGCCGGGCGCGACGCTGACCTGTTCCGGCCCAATAACGAGCGGGAAGATTACGCACTGCGTGAGCACAGTTTCATccgcgagagcgagggccTCATCGACGGATACATTGCACAAGGGCAGGCCGTGCtcggcaacctcgtcgagcagcgGGGCATGTTGAAGGGAGCAAAGACGCGCCTGCTCAACACGGCGAACACGCTTGGCCTGAGCCGCGAAACGATCTCGTGGGTTGAGCGCCGCACCACGCAGGACGCATACATCTTCTTTGGCGGGGCGGCGTTCACGCTCTTCTCGTTCTGGGTGATCTGGCATTACCTCGGTTAG